One genomic segment of Roseovarius carneus includes these proteins:
- the pheT gene encoding phenylalanine--tRNA ligase subunit beta: MKFTISWLKEHLDTTASVAEIAETLTDLGLEVEDISDPAARLGAFTIGKVTSAEQHPDADRLRVCQVQTDEGPLQIICGAPNARAGITVVVAKPGVYVPGIDTTIGVGKIRGVESYGMMCSEREMELSDEHDGIIELPSGEVGQTYTDWLAANDPAKVDPVIEIAITPNRPDALGVRGIARDLAARGLGTLRPAPEAHIDADAASPINITIDDDTRTDGCHVFAGRLITGVTNGPSPKWLQERLRAIGLRPISALVDITNFFTYDRNRPLHVFDAGKVTGDLRVHRADGGEVMTGLDDKDYTFAPGMVVISDNAGVQSVGGIMGGLATGCTEGTLDVFLEAAVWDTVQIATTGRALKINSDARYRNERGIDPAFNMDALDLATQMIMDLCGGTPSKAVVAGEVPDVSRAYRLVPARVQSLVGMDIPEAEQRQTLTALGFRIEGNMAHVPSWRPDVLGEADLVEEVARIASLTKLKGRPLPRTQAGVPRPILSPLQKREQIARRTGAALGYNECVTYSFIDRASATLFGGGDDATMLANPISSEMSHMRPALLPGLLQAAARNQARGQMDLALFEVGHAFHGGEPGEQHMQVAGLLIGRTGPKDVHSAARAVDVFDAKADAEAILAAIGAPAKVQILRDGPTWWHPGRHGMICLGPKKVLGIFGEVHPKILAAMDVKGPAVAFTLWPEEIPLPRNANPNRGALTLRDLQAVERDFAFVVDADVEALTLVNAATGADKTLIEDVRVFDEFIGGSLGEGKKSIAVTVRLQPTNATLKEADIEAVSARIVEKVTKATGGALRG, encoded by the coding sequence ATGAAATTCACGATTTCCTGGCTCAAGGAGCATCTGGACACCACGGCAAGCGTGGCCGAGATCGCCGAGACGCTGACCGATCTGGGGCTGGAGGTCGAAGATATCTCGGACCCCGCAGCCCGGCTTGGCGCGTTCACCATCGGCAAGGTCACCTCCGCCGAGCAGCACCCGGACGCCGACCGCCTGCGCGTGTGCCAAGTGCAGACCGATGAAGGCCCGCTCCAGATTATCTGCGGCGCGCCAAATGCGCGCGCAGGCATCACCGTGGTCGTGGCCAAGCCCGGCGTTTATGTGCCCGGTATCGACACCACCATCGGCGTCGGCAAAATCCGCGGCGTTGAGAGCTATGGAATGATGTGCTCCGAGCGCGAGATGGAGCTGTCGGACGAGCATGACGGCATCATTGAGCTGCCCTCTGGCGAGGTGGGCCAGACCTATACAGATTGGTTGGCGGCCAACGATCCCGCCAAGGTCGATCCGGTGATCGAGATCGCGATCACTCCCAATCGCCCCGATGCTTTGGGCGTGCGCGGCATTGCCCGTGATCTGGCCGCGCGCGGCTTGGGCACACTGCGCCCCGCACCCGAGGCGCATATCGACGCGGACGCGGCAAGCCCCATCAACATCACGATCGACGACGACACGCGCACGGACGGCTGTCACGTCTTCGCAGGCCGCCTCATCACGGGCGTCACGAACGGACCTAGCCCCAAATGGCTGCAAGAGCGTTTGCGCGCCATTGGGCTGCGTCCGATCTCGGCCCTCGTGGATATCACCAATTTCTTCACCTATGACCGCAACCGCCCCCTGCATGTCTTTGATGCAGGCAAAGTCACCGGCGATCTGCGCGTGCACCGCGCGGACGGTGGGGAGGTTATGACGGGGCTTGATGACAAGGACTACACTTTCGCGCCGGGCATGGTCGTCATCTCCGATAATGCAGGCGTGCAAAGTGTCGGCGGCATCATGGGCGGCCTCGCCACAGGCTGCACCGAGGGCACCTTGGATGTGTTTCTCGAAGCCGCCGTCTGGGACACTGTGCAGATCGCCACGACGGGCCGCGCGCTCAAGATCAACTCCGATGCGCGCTACCGCAATGAGCGCGGGATTGATCCGGCCTTCAACATGGACGCCTTGGATCTCGCCACGCAGATGATCATGGATCTCTGCGGCGGCACCCCCTCCAAAGCGGTGGTGGCAGGCGAGGTGCCGGACGTCTCCCGCGCTTACCGCCTCGTGCCTGCGCGGGTGCAATCGCTCGTTGGTATGGACATCCCCGAGGCCGAACAGCGCCAGACGCTCACCGCGCTGGGTTTCCGCATCGAGGGCAACATGGCCCATGTGCCAAGCTGGCGGCCAGACGTGCTGGGCGAGGCCGATCTGGTCGAGGAGGTCGCGCGCATCGCCTCGCTGACCAAGCTCAAGGGACGCCCCCTGCCGCGCACCCAAGCCGGCGTGCCCCGCCCGATCCTGTCGCCCTTGCAAAAGCGCGAGCAGATTGCCCGCCGCACCGGGGCCGCTTTGGGCTATAACGAATGTGTCACTTACAGCTTCATTGACCGGGCCTCTGCCACGCTCTTTGGGGGCGGCGATGACGCCACGATGCTGGCCAACCCGATCAGCTCCGAGATGAGCCATATGCGCCCCGCCCTTCTGCCCGGTCTTTTGCAGGCCGCCGCCCGCAATCAGGCGCGCGGGCAGATGGATCTGGCGCTTTTCGAGGTCGGCCACGCCTTTCATGGCGGTGAGCCGGGCGAGCAGCATATGCAGGTCGCGGGCCTGTTGATTGGCCGCACGGGGCCAAAGGATGTGCATAGCGCCGCCCGCGCGGTCGATGTGTTCGATGCCAAGGCCGATGCCGAGGCGATCCTCGCGGCCATTGGCGCGCCTGCTAAAGTGCAAATCCTGCGCGATGGGCCCACATGGTGGCACCCCGGTCGCCATGGCATGATCTGCCTTGGCCCCAAGAAGGTGCTTGGCATCTTCGGCGAGGTGCACCCGAAAATCCTCGCCGCGATGGATGTCAAAGGCCCCGCCGTCGCCTTCACCCTCTGGCCCGAGGAAATCCCCCTGCCGCGCAACGCAAACCCCAATCGCGGCGCGCTGACCTTGCGCGATCTGCAAGCGGTCGAGCGTGACTTTGCCTTCGTGGTGGATGCGGATGTCGAGGCGCTGACGCTGGTCAATGCCGCCACGGGCGCGGATAAAACCCTCATCGAGGATGTGCGCGTCTTTGACGAATTCATCGGCGGCAGCCTTGGCGAGGGCAAGAAATCCATTGCCGTGACCGTGCGCCTGCAACCCACCAATGCCACGTTGAAAGAGGCCGATATCGAGGCCGTTTCCGCGCGAATCGTTGAAAAAGTCACCAAAGCCACCGGCGGCGCGTTGCGCGGCTGA
- a CDS encoding BLUF domain-containing protein, which translates to MALIQIAYASRPFGFDAAILSNILLDARRLNARDNITGALIARHDLFLQMLEGPEAMVDACYQRICRDDRHLEITTLLRRGVDTRLFPGWAMRDDPAESWIWSMDEVKSGAVACATEDEVLRIFERLASTEIAPEA; encoded by the coding sequence ATGGCCCTTATTCAGATCGCCTATGCCTCGCGCCCCTTTGGTTTTGACGCCGCCATCTTGTCCAACATCCTCCTCGATGCCCGCCGCCTGAACGCACGCGATAACATCACAGGTGCGCTTATCGCGCGCCATGATCTTTTCCTTCAGATGCTCGAAGGCCCCGAGGCCATGGTAGATGCTTGTTACCAGCGTATCTGCCGCGATGACCGCCATCTGGAGATTACAACACTCTTGCGACGGGGCGTTGACACGCGCCTCTTCCCCGGCTGGGCCATGCGCGACGATCCAGCGGAAAGCTGGATCTGGTCCATGGACGAGGTGAAGTCCGGCGCCGTCGCATGCGCAACCGAGGACGAGGTGCTGCGCATTTTCGAGCGCCTCGCCAGCACCGAGATCGCGCCTGAGGCCTGA
- the pheS gene encoding phenylalanine--tRNA ligase subunit alpha, with translation MDDLRDKYIDLIANAGGEAALEDLRVQAIGKKGEISLQMRELGRMTPEERQVAGPKLNALKDEIASALAAKKEALGDAALDERLRREWLDVTLPTRPRRQGTIHPISQVTEEVTAIFADMGFKVAEGPQIESDWYNFDALNIPGHHPARAEMDTFYTHRSEGDDRPPHVLRTHTSPVQIRAMQDQGAPIRVIAPGRVYRADYDMTHTPMFHQIEGLAIDKDISMANLKWVLEEFVKAFFEVDDVELRFRASHFPFTEPSAEVDIRCSWEGGTLKVGQGDDWLEVLGSGMVHPKVLQAGNIDPNEWQGFAFGLGIDRIAMLKYGIPDLRAFFDSDLRWLRHYGFSALDVPTLRGGLSR, from the coding sequence ATGGACGATCTGCGCGACAAGTATATTGACCTGATTGCCAATGCGGGCGGCGAGGCCGCGCTGGAGGATTTGCGCGTACAGGCCATCGGCAAGAAGGGCGAGATCAGCCTGCAAATGCGCGAGCTTGGCCGGATGACGCCTGAGGAACGGCAAGTCGCAGGACCCAAGCTCAACGCGCTGAAAGACGAGATCGCGAGCGCGCTGGCGGCCAAGAAAGAAGCACTTGGCGATGCGGCACTGGACGAACGGCTCCGCCGCGAATGGCTTGACGTGACGCTGCCCACGCGCCCCCGGCGGCAAGGGACGATCCACCCGATTTCCCAAGTGACTGAGGAAGTCACAGCGATCTTCGCCGATATGGGTTTCAAGGTCGCCGAAGGGCCGCAGATCGAATCCGATTGGTATAATTTCGACGCACTCAACATCCCCGGCCACCACCCTGCGCGCGCCGAGATGGACACGTTCTACACACACCGCAGCGAAGGTGACGACCGCCCGCCGCATGTGCTGCGCACCCACACCTCGCCGGTGCAAATCCGCGCGATGCAAGACCAAGGCGCGCCCATACGGGTGATCGCGCCGGGCCGTGTCTACCGCGCCGATTATGACATGACCCACACGCCCATGTTCCACCAGATTGAGGGGCTCGCCATCGACAAGGATATCTCCATGGCTAACCTCAAATGGGTGCTGGAGGAGTTTGTGAAGGCCTTCTTCGAAGTGGATGATGTGGAGCTGCGCTTCCGCGCCTCGCATTTCCCGTTCACCGAGCCGTCGGCCGAGGTCGATATCCGCTGCTCATGGGAGGGCGGTACGCTCAAGGTTGGCCAAGGCGATGACTGGCTCGAAGTGCTCGGCTCCGGCATGGTCCATCCCAAGGTTTTGCAGGCTGGGAACATTGACCCAAATGAGTGGCAAGGCTTCGCCTTTGGCCTCGGAATCGACCGGATCGCGATGCTTAAATACGGCATCCCCGACCTGCGGGCGTTCTTCGATTCCGACCTGCGCTGGCTGCGCCATTACGGGTTTTCCGCGCTGGACGTGCCGACGCTCAGGGGTGGGCTCAGCCGCTAG
- a CDS encoding fatty acid desaturase, which produces MTHKDFIAALPKDALAELSRTENAAGLWHLAGHVALIAGFAVWIAQGWPLWQLALVAQGIVICFLFTLQHECTHKTPFASRALNEWAGRIIGVLILQPFEWFRYLHLAHHRHTNIPGKDPELTAGGKPETAWQYIRHVSGLPLWAAMARITWGTARGRIEDDFTPQRAKPRLQREAQTMLAIYALVALSLLASPLLFWIWLLPVLLGQPFLRLYLLAEHGRCAFVADMFRNTRTTYTNRIVQFLAWNMPYHTEHHALPMVPFHKLPALNAAMRGHHKVTAPGYTAFNAEFLRGLGTGQLPARNDGAQ; this is translated from the coding sequence ATGACCCATAAGGATTTCATCGCAGCCTTACCCAAAGATGCCTTGGCAGAGCTAAGCCGGACCGAGAACGCGGCCGGGCTGTGGCATCTGGCGGGGCATGTGGCGCTAATCGCCGGGTTTGCCGTTTGGATCGCGCAAGGCTGGCCGCTTTGGCAGTTGGCCCTCGTGGCGCAAGGCATCGTGATCTGTTTTCTCTTCACGCTACAGCATGAATGCACCCACAAGACGCCCTTTGCCTCGCGCGCGCTGAACGAATGGGCGGGCCGCATCATCGGGGTTTTGATCCTGCAACCGTTTGAATGGTTCCGCTATCTTCATCTGGCCCATCACCGCCACACGAACATTCCCGGCAAGGACCCGGAATTGACGGCAGGGGGCAAGCCGGAGACGGCTTGGCAGTATATTCGCCATGTCTCGGGCCTGCCCCTTTGGGCCGCCATGGCGCGGATCACATGGGGCACTGCGCGCGGACGGATAGAGGATGATTTCACGCCACAGCGGGCCAAGCCGCGCCTTCAGCGCGAGGCGCAGACGATGCTGGCCATTTACGCGCTCGTGGCGCTCAGCCTTCTCGCCTCGCCGCTGCTGTTTTGGATATGGCTTCTGCCAGTGCTTCTGGGGCAGCCATTCCTCAGGCTCTATCTTCTGGCCGAGCATGGGCGCTGCGCCTTCGTGGCCGATATGTTTCGCAACACCCGCACGACCTATACCAACCGCATCGTGCAGTTTCTCGCATGGAACATGCCCTATCACACCGAGCATCACGCCCTGCCGATGGTGCCCTTTCACAAGCTTCCCGCGCTGAACGCGGCAATGCGGGGCCATCACAAGGTGACAGCGCCGGGATACACAGCCTTCAACGCGGAGTTTCTGCGCGGCCTCGGGACCGGTCAGTTGCCCGCGCGCAATGACGGCGCGCAGTGA
- a CDS encoding glycosyltransferase family 2 protein: MMPSDPNTRVTIVTVAYNSAGVVADMLASIPAQTPVVIFDNASGDQALLRNVVADLGTVRLLESAENLGFGVGCNTGAAQAETEFLLFLNPDTILFPDSLQKLVQAADQYPEASAFNPRILNDDGTTVLKRRSDLVPRAAWLARGALSQDTVLPVLSGAAFFVRRAAFEAVGGFDSEIFLFFEDDDLSVRLAASQGPLMYIHGAELRHVGGASSAWSPKSERIKNWNWGFSQIYATRKHGRRRAAAVAVLRTGLRALSPLTLLSARRRHKYAARMAGIFAALRRG, translated from the coding sequence ATGATGCCGAGTGATCCCAACACGCGCGTCACGATCGTGACAGTGGCCTATAACAGCGCGGGCGTGGTGGCAGATATGCTGGCCTCTATCCCGGCGCAAACTCCTGTTGTGATCTTCGACAATGCCTCTGGGGACCAAGCGTTGCTGCGCAATGTGGTGGCAGATTTGGGCACTGTGCGCCTGCTAGAGAGCGCCGAAAACCTTGGCTTTGGTGTCGGGTGCAACACGGGGGCCGCGCAGGCCGAGACCGAATTTTTGCTTTTTCTCAACCCCGATACGATCCTCTTTCCCGACAGTTTGCAAAAGCTTGTGCAGGCCGCAGATCAGTACCCGGAGGCGTCGGCGTTCAATCCGCGCATCCTCAATGATGATGGCACGACCGTCCTCAAGCGGCGCAGCGATCTTGTGCCGCGCGCAGCGTGGTTGGCTAGGGGCGCATTGAGCCAAGACACCGTTCTGCCGGTTCTGTCGGGGGCTGCGTTTTTCGTGCGGCGCGCGGCCTTCGAGGCGGTGGGCGGGTTCGACAGCGAGATTTTTCTTTTCTTCGAGGATGATGACCTCAGCGTGCGTCTGGCCGCCTCGCAAGGCCCATTGATGTATATCCACGGGGCTGAATTGCGCCATGTGGGCGGCGCTTCTTCTGCTTGGTCACCCAAGAGCGAGCGGATCAAGAACTGGAATTGGGGCTTCTCGCAGATCTATGCGACGCGCAAACATGGCCGCAGGCGCGCGGCGGCCGTGGCCGTTCTCCGCACGGGGTTGCGGGCGCTGTCGCCACTGACGCTTTTGTCCGCACGGCGCAGGCATAAATATGCAGCACGGATGGCAGGGATATTCGCCGCACTCCGGCGCGGATAG
- a CDS encoding glycosyltransferase family 25 protein, whose amino-acid sequence MQTDCLIIHLERAHARLPQVREMMDMVPLPAHIVAAVDGQNMSRAQSQAYRPRRLRPRYPFHLRPSEVATFHSHRACWRKIIDDGLEAALILEDDLHLDPEIFPKALDLALSHAQQGELVRFPIKMRETALRDIASNGEVHLKSYDSVALGMVAQLVTRNAAQALLAATETFDRPVDSFLQMQWVHQVPVRTIWPCGVREISNELGGSLITRKSGPVERLRREVLRPLYRRKIKALSKAYLHDAE is encoded by the coding sequence GTGCAGACAGACTGCCTGATCATTCATCTTGAACGCGCCCATGCGCGCCTGCCACAGGTGCGTGAGATGATGGATATGGTGCCTTTGCCAGCGCATATCGTGGCAGCGGTGGACGGCCAAAACATGAGCCGCGCGCAGAGCCAAGCCTACAGGCCCCGCCGCCTGCGCCCACGCTATCCGTTTCATCTCAGGCCCTCCGAGGTGGCCACGTTTCACAGCCACCGCGCCTGCTGGCGCAAAATCATCGACGATGGGCTTGAGGCCGCACTTATCCTTGAGGACGATCTACATCTCGACCCGGAGATTTTTCCGAAGGCCTTGGACCTCGCATTGTCCCACGCACAGCAGGGCGAGCTTGTCCGCTTTCCGATCAAGATGCGCGAGACAGCTCTGCGCGACATCGCCTCCAACGGAGAGGTCCATCTGAAATCATATGACAGTGTGGCCCTCGGGATGGTGGCGCAATTGGTGACCCGCAACGCGGCCCAAGCGCTTCTGGCGGCGACCGAGACATTTGACCGGCCAGTGGACAGTTTTTTGCAGATGCAATGGGTCCACCAAGTGCCGGTGCGGACCATTTGGCCCTGCGGCGTGCGCGAAATCTCAAACGAGCTTGGCGGCAGCCTCATCACCCGCAAAAGCGGCCCCGTTGAGCGGCTGCGGCGCGAGGTGCTGCGCCCGCTTTATCGCCGCAAGATCAAGGCGCTCTCCAAGGCATATCTCCATGATGCCGAGTGA
- the rplT gene encoding 50S ribosomal protein L20, protein MARVKGGVVTHARHKKVIKAAKGYYGRRKNTFKVAAQAVDKANQYATRDRKNRKRNFRALWIQRINAAVRSHDEALTYSRFINGLTLAGVEVDRKVLADLAVHEPAAFAAIVDQAKGALAA, encoded by the coding sequence ATGGCACGCGTCAAAGGTGGGGTTGTTACCCACGCCCGTCACAAGAAAGTCATCAAGGCCGCCAAAGGCTATTATGGCCGCCGCAAGAACACCTTCAAGGTGGCCGCTCAGGCCGTCGACAAGGCCAACCAATACGCGACCCGCGACCGCAAGAATCGCAAGCGCAACTTCCGCGCCCTGTGGATTCAACGGATCAATGCCGCCGTGCGCAGCCATGACGAGGCGCTGACATACAGCCGCTTCATCAATGGCCTGACACTGGCCGGGGTCGAAGTGGACCGCAAGGTTCTGGCCGATCTGGCCGTGCACGAGCCCGCAGCATTTGCCGCGATCGTGGACCAAGCCAAAGGCGCGCTGGCAGCTTAA
- the rpmI gene encoding 50S ribosomal protein L35 has product MPKMKTKSSCKKRFKVTASGRVVAAQAGKQHGMIKRSNKFLRNARGTTTLSKADEGIIKPMMPYAR; this is encoded by the coding sequence ATGCCCAAGATGAAGACCAAATCAAGCTGTAAAAAGCGATTCAAAGTGACGGCGTCAGGCCGTGTCGTGGCGGCGCAAGCCGGCAAGCAACACGGAATGATCAAACGCAGCAACAAATTTCTCCGTAACGCGCGCGGCACTACCACGCTGAGCAAAGCAGACGAAGGTATCATCAAACCGATGATGCCTTACGCACGATAA
- a CDS encoding sodium-dependent bicarbonate transport family permease, with translation MDILADIFSTIISQFQKPTLAFLLGGMLIAAMGSKLEVPDPVYKFVVMLLLLKVGMSAGISVREADLISLAVPALFAALAGIAIVLLGTQTIARLRGVSHMDAMATAGLFGAVSASTLAASMAVLDSEGIAYEGFIGALYPFMDIAALVTAIVLARMAKARRAGAEVTTGGAAAISEAPKGGMSGAEVRGIFVDTFRSPAISALVLGLALGIFARPESVYASFYEPLFRGLLSILMLVMGMEAWSRLAEMRKVAGAYILYGLAGPLVHGMIGFGFGLAAHHITGFSAGGVVLMATMAASSSDISGPPTMRGALPEANPSTYVGTSTGLGTPVAILSIPLFMALADAMIGF, from the coding sequence ATGGATATTCTGGCCGACATCTTTTCCACCATCATATCGCAGTTTCAAAAACCTACATTGGCGTTTTTGCTGGGTGGGATGCTGATCGCCGCGATGGGCAGCAAGCTGGAAGTGCCGGACCCGGTCTACAAATTCGTAGTGATGCTATTGCTGCTGAAAGTGGGGATGAGCGCGGGCATCTCGGTGCGTGAGGCGGATCTGATCTCGCTCGCGGTGCCGGCGCTCTTTGCTGCGTTGGCGGGGATCGCAATCGTGCTTTTAGGCACGCAGACCATCGCAAGGTTGCGCGGCGTCTCGCATATGGACGCGATGGCCACAGCGGGGCTTTTTGGCGCGGTCTCGGCCTCCACGTTGGCGGCCAGCATGGCGGTTCTGGATTCCGAAGGCATCGCGTATGAGGGCTTCATCGGCGCGCTCTACCCGTTCATGGATATCGCAGCCCTTGTCACGGCCATTGTACTGGCACGGATGGCCAAAGCCCGGCGCGCAGGGGCAGAGGTCACAACTGGCGGTGCAGCCGCCATAAGCGAAGCGCCTAAAGGCGGTATGAGCGGCGCAGAAGTACGCGGCATCTTTGTCGATACGTTCCGCAGCCCTGCGATATCAGCGCTTGTGCTGGGTCTTGCCCTCGGCATCTTCGCGCGCCCCGAAAGCGTCTATGCCAGCTTCTATGAGCCGCTTTTCCGCGGTCTGTTGTCGATCCTGATGCTGGTCATGGGGATGGAAGCCTGGTCGCGCCTTGCGGAGATGCGCAAAGTGGCGGGCGCCTACATTCTCTACGGCTTGGCGGGGCCTTTGGTGCACGGGATGATCGGCTTCGGCTTCGGCCTCGCCGCGCATCACATCACCGGATTTTCCGCAGGTGGCGTGGTTTTGATGGCAACGATGGCCGCGTCCAGCTCGGACATCTCTGGCCCACCCACCATGCGCGGCGCGCTGCCCGAGGCGAACCCTTCGACCTATGTGGGCACCTCCACGGGGTTGGGCACGCCGGTGGCGATCCTGTCGATCCCTCTCTTCATGGCGCTGGCGGACGCGATGATCGGGTTTTGA
- a CDS encoding LysR family transcriptional regulator, translating to MQQLNYHHLRYFREVAHEGNLTRVAERLNLSQSALSTQIRALEARLGQPLFDRVGRQLVLTEVGQIALDYADRIFTAGDEMLVTLQGAGSEVPPLKVGALSTLSRNFQLRFLEPLMAQPEASFILRSGNAEPLLEALRSLTLDVVLTTEPPSSAARGAFTAHLIAEQTVGLHGPPARLGYDNLRDLLANEPLIVPTESPIRTGFDSLVARLKVSPRIVADVDDMAMVRLLARAQVGVAVAPSVVLADEIAAGTVQTAPFDLAIKESFYAVTVRRSFQHPALEGLLHP from the coding sequence ATGCAGCAGTTGAACTATCACCACCTGCGCTATTTTCGCGAGGTCGCGCATGAGGGCAATCTCACCCGCGTGGCTGAGCGGCTGAACCTGTCGCAATCGGCCCTCTCGACACAGATCCGGGCGCTGGAGGCGCGGCTGGGACAGCCTCTGTTTGACCGGGTCGGGCGACAGCTGGTGCTGACGGAGGTGGGGCAGATCGCGCTGGATTATGCAGACCGGATTTTCACGGCGGGCGATGAGATGCTGGTGACTCTGCAAGGTGCGGGCAGCGAGGTGCCACCCCTCAAGGTGGGCGCGCTCTCCACCCTGTCGCGCAACTTTCAGCTGCGCTTTCTGGAGCCCTTGATGGCCCAACCCGAGGCAAGCTTCATCCTGCGCTCGGGCAATGCCGAGCCGCTTCTGGAGGCGCTGCGCTCGCTCACCCTCGATGTGGTGCTGACCACCGAGCCGCCAAGCAGTGCCGCACGCGGGGCCTTCACCGCGCATCTCATTGCCGAGCAGACCGTGGGGCTGCACGGACCGCCCGCGCGGCTGGGATATGACAACCTGCGCGATCTTTTGGCCAATGAGCCGCTGATCGTGCCGACAGAAAGCCCCATCCGCACAGGGTTTGACAGCCTTGTGGCACGGCTCAAGGTCAGCCCCCGGATCGTGGCGGATGTGGATGATATGGCGATGGTGCGTCTTCTGGCGCGGGCGCAGGTGGGGGTTGCCGTGGCGCCGTCGGTTGTTCTGGCCGATGAGATCGCGGCGGGCACGGTGCAGACCGCGCCCTTTGATTTGGCGATCAAGGAGAGTTTTTACGCAGTCACTGTGCGGCGCAGCTTTCAGCATCCGGCGCTTGAGGGGCTTTTGCACCCCTGA
- the pyk gene encoding pyruvate kinase produces MRRHRNVKIVATLGPASNTYDMIRALHEAGADVFRLNMSHGEHGAIAEQHRIIRQVETDLDSPIAILADLQGPKLRVGVFANGEEDLAPGAQFRLDLDEAEGDSTRVNLPHPEIFKALREGATLLVNDGKIRLRVLDCSKTHANCEVVVGGVISNRKGVNVPDVELPVAALSEKDRRDLEFVCGLGVDWLALSFVQRPEDVTEARALAAGRAAILSKIEKPSAVTRFNGILAASDGIMVARGDLGVELPVQNVPPIQKRLVRACRAAAKPVIVATQMLESMIESPVPTRAEVSDVATAIYEGADAIMLSAESAAGSYPVEAVTTMDNVAREVEGDPTYTQIIEASRTASRTTVADGIVAAAREIAETTDIKAICCFTQSGTTALLTSRERPRVPIIAMTSERGTARRLALSWGINCVMTSELDRFKEAVINAARAARAQGYATTLDQIVVTAGVPFNVPGTTNILRVAPCQESLIYATDPG; encoded by the coding sequence ATGAGACGCCATCGCAACGTGAAAATCGTGGCCACACTGGGCCCTGCCTCCAACACCTATGACATGATCCGCGCGCTGCACGAGGCCGGTGCGGATGTCTTTCGCCTCAACATGAGCCATGGCGAGCATGGCGCGATTGCCGAACAACACCGCATCATCCGTCAGGTCGAGACCGATCTTGATAGCCCCATCGCCATCCTTGCGGACCTCCAGGGACCCAAGCTGCGCGTTGGTGTCTTTGCCAATGGCGAAGAGGATCTGGCGCCCGGCGCGCAATTCCGTCTCGATCTGGACGAGGCTGAGGGCGACAGCACCCGTGTGAATCTGCCCCATCCCGAGATTTTCAAGGCGCTGCGGGAGGGGGCCACGCTTCTCGTGAATGACGGGAAAATTCGCCTTCGCGTGCTCGATTGCAGCAAGACCCATGCCAATTGCGAAGTGGTTGTGGGCGGCGTGATTTCCAACCGCAAGGGTGTGAATGTACCGGATGTGGAACTGCCTGTGGCAGCGCTTTCGGAGAAAGACCGGCGCGATCTGGAATTTGTCTGCGGGCTTGGCGTCGACTGGCTCGCGCTCAGCTTTGTACAGCGCCCCGAGGATGTGACCGAGGCGCGCGCGCTTGCCGCAGGGCGGGCCGCAATTCTCAGCAAGATCGAGAAACCTTCCGCCGTCACCCGTTTTAATGGGATTTTGGCGGCCTCGGACGGGATTATGGTCGCACGGGGCGATCTGGGCGTGGAGCTTCCTGTGCAGAACGTGCCGCCCATCCAAAAACGTCTTGTGCGGGCCTGCCGCGCGGCGGCAAAGCCTGTGATCGTGGCGACCCAAATGCTCGAGTCGATGATCGAAAGCCCCGTGCCCACCCGCGCCGAGGTCTCGGACGTGGCCACGGCCATCTATGAAGGGGCGGACGCCATCATGCTCTCGGCGGAAAGTGCCGCAGGAAGCTATCCTGTCGAGGCCGTGACCACGATGGACAATGTCGCCCGTGAGGTCGAGGGCGACCCGACCTATACCCAGATCATCGAGGCCTCGCGCACCGCAAGCCGCACCACCGTGGCCGATGGTATCGTCGCCGCCGCGCGCGAGATTGCGGAGACCACGGATATCAAGGCGATCTGTTGCTTCACCCAAAGCGGGACAACAGCCCTTCTCACATCGCGCGAGCGTCCGCGTGTGCCGATCATCGCGATGACGTCTGAGCGTGGCACCGCACGCCGCCTCGCGCTCAGCTGGGGGATCAATTGTGTCATGACGTCCGAGCTTGACCGGTTCAAGGAGGCGGTGATCAATGCCGCCCGCGCCGCCCGCGCCCAAGGTTACGCGACCACCCTCGATCAGATTGTGGTGACCGCCGGTGTGCCCTTCAACGTGCCGGGCACGACCAACATCCTGCGCGTGGCCCCCTGTCAGGAAAGTTTGATATACGCCACCGATCCGGGCTAA